TTGCTCGTCGCGGTCGGCCAGCTCGCGGCCGCGGCGCGACAGCTCGGCGACTTTCTGCTCGGCGCTGTGCAGCGCCAGCTTGATCTCGTGCAGCACCCGCTCGGCGTCGCGCGCCTTGTTGCGCGCCAGCTCCAGGCGGGTTTCGGCGTTCAGGCGCTCCAGCCGCGCCTCTTCCAGCTGCAGGCCCAGCTCTTCCAGCGTCAGCGCCGCCTCCTCGCCCATCAGCTCGGCCTCGGCGATGCCCTCCTCGGCATGCCGCCGCTCCTCGGCGATGCGGCCGCGCTCGGCCTCGATCGCCGACAGCCGCGCGGCGCCTTGCCGCGCCGCCTGGTCGAGCTTGACGTGCTCCAGCGTCGACGCGTTCAGCTCCGCCTCCAGACGGGTCAGCGATCCCTTCTGGCCGCGCACCGCCTCGGCCAGCATATTGCCGATGCTTTGCAGGCTGTCCCGCTTCTTCTGCATGGCGTCGATCTCAGGCCGCAAGACGTCGGCGCGGGCCGATGCCTCGTCCAGCTGCCGCTTGCGCGCCATCAGGCCGTCGCCGCTGGCTTCGGCGTGATAGCGCACGCTGACGGCGTCGACGCGATGGCCTTCCGGCGTCAGCCAGCATTCGCCGGCCGTCAGTTCGCCGCGCCGCGCCAGGGCGGCGTCCAGCGTATCGGCCAGATACACGCCGGCCAGCCAGTCGCCCAAGGCCGCGTCGAACGGCGCTTGCGCCTTCACTGCCGCCGACAGGGCCGGCCAGGCGCGCTCGGGCAGCCCGGCCGCGGCGGCGCGCTTGCCGTCCACCACCGCCAGCGCCGCCGGCGGCGGCTCGCCGGGCAAGGCGGCGGCGCGGGCGGACAGACGCTCGCCCAGCGCCGCTTCCAGCGCCTGCTGCCAGCGCGCGTCCACCTGCAGCGACTGCCACAGCTGCGGCGCGTCGGCCAGGCCATGCGTCTCCAGCCAGCCGGCCAGCTGTTCGTCCGCCGCCTCGCGCTGCAGCAGCGCGGCCAACGCGGCGGCTTCGGCTTCGGCGCGCGCGAGCTCGGTGCGCTTGGCGGCCAGTTGCTGATCGATCTTCTCCCGCTCGGCGGCGAGATCCGCCTGCTTGGCCTCGTCGGCCACCAGCCTCGCCCGCACCGCGTCCAGCGCGGCCTTGGCCTTGTCCACCGCCTGCCGCGCGGCGTCCAGCGCCTGGTGCTCGGGCAGATTCAGATCGGACAGTTCGCGCGTCAGCGCGGCGTCGCGGCCGTCCAGCTGCTGCATGCCGCGCTGCCAATGTTCTATCTTCTGCCGCGACAGGTCCCGCTCGCGGGTGAGGTTGGCCTGTTGCGCGACCAGCTGCGACTGCCGCTGGTCCAGCTGGCGGAACGCCGCCTCGGCGGTCGGCAGCTCGTCGGCGCCGTCCTCCAGCGCCATCTGCGCTTCCTCCTGCCTCAGCTGCGCCTCTTCCAGCCTGGGCAGCCAGTCGTCCAGCTCCGCCTCCACCTGCTGGCGGTTGTCCGCCAGTTGCTGGCGCTCGCCGCGCGCGGCCAAGAGATCGCGCTCCAGCCGCTGCCGGCTTTGCTCGCGGTGTCGCTGCGCCTCCTCTAGCCTCGCCAGCTGGGCGTTGGCCTCGAACAGCCGCTGCTGCGCCTCGTGCACCGCGTCGCTGGCGGCGAAATGCTGCTCGCGCACGGTTTCCTGTTCGGTTTCCAGATGGGTGGCCGAGGCTTCCAGCGCGGCCTCCTCGGTTTCGATGCGCGCCAGCTCGCCGCGGGCGTGCGCCTCGTTGCGGGCCGCCTCCTCGCGCCTCGCCAGCGCCAGCAGGTTCTGCTTGTGCGTCAGCGCGCCGCGCATGTCG
This genomic window from Chromobacterium violaceum ATCC 12472 contains:
- the smc gene encoding chromosome segregation protein SMC, giving the protein MRLTHIKLAGFKSFVDPTSIAVPGQLVAVIGPNGCGKSNVIDAVRWVLGESSAKQLRGESMQDVIFNGSSSRKPVSRASVELVFDNGDGQLTGPWGQYAEVAIKRVLTRQGESSYYINSQQVRRRDITDLFLGTGVGARGYAVIEQGMISRIIEARPEELRAYLEEAAGVSKYKERRRETENRLTDTRANLERIADLQQELERQVERLSEQAEVAAQYHDMRGALTHKQNLLALARREEAARNEAHARGELARIETEEAALEASATHLETEQETVREQHFAASDAVHEAQQRLFEANAQLARLEEAQRHREQSRQRLERDLLAARGERQQLADNRQQVEAELDDWLPRLEEAQLRQEEAQMALEDGADELPTAEAAFRQLDQRQSQLVAQQANLTRERDLSRQKIEHWQRGMQQLDGRDAALTRELSDLNLPEHQALDAARQAVDKAKAALDAVRARLVADEAKQADLAAEREKIDQQLAAKRTELARAEAEAAALAALLQREAADEQLAGWLETHGLADAPQLWQSLQVDARWQQALEAALGERLSARAAALPGEPPPAALAVVDGKRAAAAGLPERAWPALSAAVKAQAPFDAALGDWLAGVYLADTLDAALARRGELTAGECWLTPEGHRVDAVSVRYHAEASGDGLMARKRQLDEASARADVLRPEIDAMQKKRDSLQSIGNMLAEAVRGQKGSLTRLEAELNASTLEHVKLDQAARQGAARLSAIEAERGRIAEERRHAEEGIAEAELMGEEAALTLEELGLQLEEARLERLNAETRLELARNKARDAERVLHEIKLALHSAEQKVAELSRRGRELADRDEQLQERLETLVGEAETVDEAVPEEALQMALAEREARDGEVSAARDRLNQLTERMREITQRQHEANAALPALREARSDWLLKHQEARLAMERFAEELAQAEADEAALLADLNEGVKPNALAAEIARLARALEGLGAVNLAALQELDEAKKRGEYLQSQSDDLNQAMATLEEAIAKIDGETRDMLQTTYDAVNAKMREFFPTLFGGGRAELVLTGEDLLDAGVQIIAQPPGKKNSTIHLLSGGEKALTAMSLVFSLFSLNPAPFCLLDEVDAPLDDANTSRFCDLVKQMSERTQFLYISHNRLTMEMAEQLVGVTMQEQGVSRIVAVDIVEALKMRETA